actttaaaatgaaattcttAGTTTGCTGACAATTATTGGGTGTTTAGATTTAAAAGGCACATAATGCAAGAGCATGCTGAACCCTAGATGAGGCATGTAACTTCAAAACAGTTAATCATTTCTTTTGCCCCATCCTTTAACATCATGCTTTTCAACAGTACAAAGTGTATGCTCTTCCCAGGTCCTTTCCCTCATATCTCCTGCAGTAATTGTCCTACAATCCCACATTCAGTCCTTCCTGATTTCAGTTCCTCTTAGActtgtgtgactttgtgttatcagtgtgtgtctgagctGCTGACAGCTGTCTCCATGCATCCACAATAAGCGTCAGCGGTATGATGATCCACAGCACGTTCATGAATACAAAGTAGAACCAGAAGTAAATAGGGTGTCCCAACTCGCTGTGAGCATAACCGTCCCTGTGCTCGGTGTAGAAGTAAAGCACTGCTCCATACAGCTGACCTGCCATCAGATTATGTAAAAAGAAGGCGCATCATGTAAATGTGACAATTAATTTAATCCAAAAAACTTGTTTACAAGAACAGAGAAAGTTTTGTTGTAAATACTCTATCTTACCTAATGAAATGATGAGCTGCAGAACAAATCTGTAGGGCTTGTTAGTTAAGAAGGCAAACACAGTCCAGAAGCTGAAAGGTCCCCATAGCCATGCAGTGACAGTCTCCATGCAAACAGTAAAGTTATCCGCtctaatagaaaaaaaaaaaatatgcaggaTACCATTAGTTACGGATTTGttccttattttttatgtaatggTTCAACATAGCAAAGTGCAAACATGAACTTACATTACATATCGACTGTCTCCTTTCGAGTACTCTTTCCCTGTGAGAGGAAAACATATTGACTCGTCTAGACCGCACCATCACAGTTTATACACTGTCcgaaacatctttttttcttgtttgtactCACACAGCTGTGACAGGAAGCGCTGGTCTCCTGGAATAACATCATAATACAGTGAAAACCAACCCTCAATGATGCCATGGATGAAACCACAAAAAGCAAACCAGCACACAGCCAGGCGTCTCCATGTCCCCATCCTGCCAGTGGTCCCTCTCTGCCCGGTGATCAGCCAGGTGACGAGCAGAAACACTccagacacagaaaacagaaacgCCAGAATCTCTGACATAGATCTGTCATTGGCCACATAGGTGGGAATCAAAAGGTCCCGCGGCCAGTAGGGATGAAGAACTCCAGTCTCTGTTGTGGCATCCattatctgtttaaaaaaaggttagtCAACACTCTTTAGCTACATTTCAACAACTAAGGGATGCgcaatatttgatttttgccaAAATCCAATATGCCAACATTTAAGAACTCATTTGACTGATAAACGATGCTGATATCAATATAtcttctttttctccacctaTTTGTAGCGATCAAGTCTCTTCTTTAGTGGAATTAACAATATATTATGCATATTCTTATCATGAAGGCCAGtagatggagacaaaaaaacataatgcttctcagtgtatataatattcattcagtgtgcaaaatatgaaaaaatacttcaatttagggttgatgttttgtatatgtttacattgtcactaaaaaaatcaatacataaaaATACTGGTTTGTCATTTCGGCAGAAATCAACATGTTGGCAATATTTCACTTTAAGCCAGTATTGTCTGATACTGATGACGTgccaatattattgtgcatccctagtataaacataaattatgGATGGATTTccacatttctgacagtccttaAACAAATGATGTGGGACAAAGActtccatcagaaaaaaacataactaaatCTAAGCTTAAAACTGTCATATTTAATCAAACTCGCTTTACTCtacatgtcttttttaaagttctGACAAAAACCGTCTGCACAAACTAACCATTATGCACAATAAGAGTAAAAGAAAGCAAGACTTTTTTCACCGCCAGGATTTCGTCttcaaactttcaaacatcaaagggcaaggtttttaaaaaatcaaacaagtaCTTcagggtggagggagggtcatgcatttgcCCCCAGTCACTTGGGGAAGCTCAAGGGAAAAACCTAAAAACCTTGTAACCTCTTTGGggaagggaaaaaacaaacaaataaacaaacaaaacaaaaaaaaaaacaaacctaccACCCtctctctgataaataaagagcaGTCCCTAAGTCAGTCTAATTTATGAATGAAAGTGCACTAATTACACTGCGTATACAAACGTCAATCATTTAATTTACAAACTAAGTTATTAGAGGTAGCCTAATTTTTATGAAAGGAGCTCAATAGCAGACTAATGTATGTGAATGTTGTCCTTACCTGCGATGGCAcaaaaattttgaatatttttcgAGATCCACTGCTGTCTATATGCCATATGAGTGCAGATAAGCTCAGACGCGGAACTCACAAAAGCAGCGGGGCGGTTACCTGCGATTACAAAGACCAATCAGACAACCGTATTCATAGAGCTAGCCGTACGTGCGATCTGTCGGCCCGCTGATTGGCTCGTCATCTCGGAAGATGGACGTTGTCGATGGCAACGACCAATGAACATTTGTCTCTCACTCAAAAAGCTCGTCCCCTCTGTTCATGGACAACGTTACAAAATATTAcgtaaaataaaacactgttggTGAAGCGTGAATTGCAGTGCTTAATTAACGATATTGCGTAGGAAAATGTAATGCTTCTTCTCAAACTGTATTAAATGAAACCACCATGTACATTACAGATTTTCATCATAAacattgtgtaaaatatatttcatgatatagtaatcattaaaaataaattcaactgTACAACCAATAATAAAAGGGAAAAGACAGAAACTAATAAGGCCAAAACCCTTAGGATACACTAAACAGATggaataaaactaaaatgtctGAATAATCTAATAGTTTataaaaatttagtttttgagttttaaattttaaacagtAGTCAAGTATGTTTTAAACATGAACATGGGCCTATTGAATGTGTATTAATGATAGGTGTATACTATAGATAGTTGTAAATTCTTATAGATATTCATACCTGACAGAATCACCTACTCTACCTGACAGGATGACCTACTCCACCTATAACTACGTCTATACAGGACGTAGTacattattatacatatttGCATCTGACCGAATGACCTACGCCACATTTAACCACATTCATATAGAAAGCAGTTGGATCTGAAGGATATTTTTATGCGACAGAATGACTCCTGCACCTGACAGAATGATTTACGCcacatgtaaatacatttatagtGGAAGTAAtacattctgatagatatttgtacctgacagaatgaccttcTCGACATTTAACTACACTTATagattgtattttatttttattttatctgatatgtttttttcaaaaccatttTAAGCATTCAATCCGCCTTGCTTCTGACTCTTTAGCTGTTACAATGCGTGTgggataaataaaatattatcttattttttttctctacatacacattatgattattattattctacGCAAAACAGTCACGGTGTTCTTGGTATAATGTCTTCGTGtcgaggggggaaaaaaaagac
The DNA window shown above is from Plectropomus leopardus isolate mb chromosome 8, YSFRI_Pleo_2.0, whole genome shotgun sequence and carries:
- the LOC121947381 gene encoding 3-beta-hydroxysteroid-Delta(8),Delta(7)-isomerase, producing the protein MDATTETGVLHPYWPRDLLIPTYVANDRSMSEILAFLFSVSGVFLLVTWLITGQRGTTGRMGTWRRLAVCWFAFCGFIHGIIEGWFSLYYDVIPGDQRFLSQLWKEYSKGDSRYVIADNFTVCMETVTAWLWGPFSFWTVFAFLTNKPYRFVLQLIISLGQLYGAVLYFYTEHRDGYAHSELGHPIYFWFYFVFMNVLWIIIPLTLIVDAWRQLSAAQTHTDNTKSHKSKRN